The genomic segment ggaaggactgcGGAGGCACTCGGagagatgggaggggatggggggcactgggagggaggatggaggtctaggagtgaactgggaatggactgggagggactggggcggcactgggaggaactgggaacgAAGCGCGCGGCACTGGGAGGCCGAGTCCAGTGCGGGGCACTCGGCGCTGcgggtctgcctggcaactgatgaGTCATCAGAGAcacgcgctctgattggctgagaggCGGCAGCACCACGCTAGGCTGAGATGGACAgccgggaggcactgggagagactgggatggactgggagagccacgggggtcagtggcagggacacaaggtctcggggatgggcacaaggagggctgagggctctgggccgattccagggaggttttgaggggctccagggtcattgccagggcagggcccgAGGGGACACGCTCTGCCCCGCGCTCACCTCGGCGCTCCGTGAGGAACGGGCTGAGATACTCGTGGTTGTACCGGCACAGCCAGTCCGCCGCAGCCTTTTTTTGCTCCATAACGTCTGGGTCGCTGTTCCAATATCTGGCTGCTGCCTCCCCATAGGGGGTGAACCCCAAAAAGTGCTCCACGTCGCAGTCGAACATCGCGTACTGCTCCCGATTGTAGATGAACCTGCTCAGGTACCTCACCTTCTCCGTGCCGTTCATGAAGTGACACTCGGACTTTCCCACGTACTGGAacacccctgtgtgtgcaggacacaggtccgggggtgcccccccagcagccccagagctccgGGATCCATCCCGGATCCCCACTCTgaaccccctgtgccccagagcCGCCATGGACCCCTCCTGCCCCCACTgccacttcctcttttccacccTTCCCCCATTTGCCCTTCCACATCCTCTCCCCTCCGACTTTCAGCCTCTCCCCAGatgagttttggggtcccatttactccttttcctctttcccaacCTTTTAAACACAATTTCCCAAAAGCCCAGCCCCCCTTCccgctcagttttggggtcctaccctccccttttccccactttcccaccctctcccgacccttcctcacctgcccccaatcctcagcccctcccgctCTTCCTTTCggggtcccctcctcctcctgcccctgcaatttcgggctcccaccgcccccttttccccattctcccccctgtcccaccgtctcccccccccccccgctctcccgagagctccgcgcccgcagccgggggggctcccagcaccaccagtgccaccagtacggccccagctgccgccactcgccccatggccagcgccgcccagggagcaccagccccagagcggccgcgctgcgctggcagcaccagtccggagcagcgcgggctcagcagcgccgcgcgctctcattggctccgagcacttttgggcaccgattgccgaggctctgccacacaaccgatgactcctcaactcctcgcgctcccattggctgcagcGCGTTTTGGCTGCGTTCGGATTGGCTGAGCGGTTCCGGgacgctgcagccccggctggggcttttccaggcacggggagccttggggcgctgcgcagctgggagctcagctgtgcccagaaatgtgtgcccggctgcgcggggtctcaggggtgcccGTGGCGAGGGGTGACGCTGGCCCCatgccaggcaccccccagagccgctctgtccctgccccccgcagccgcacaggggcagcaaatggaaccgagggttcctgcctggggacaaggagcgggagagatcCCTCAGCAAATCCGGCACGGGCACAGCAGACCCGGcccgggcacagggagggaatttattaccaaccaaatcacaccaggacaaggagaggggaaagaaatctctccaacaccttccccccacccaaccGGGATCACCCAGAGCGGGGtcaccggggctctgcccaacgggactcactggggatcatccaacgtggatcctcccatgggggatggagctggagcagcgcacgaagctcttcctgcactcggggcactctcagggcctctccctggtgtggaagtgctggTGAGTGACGATCCCTGAATtccacctgaagctcttctgccattccaagcactcatagggccgttccccagtgtggatcctgtggtgctCGGTGAGGTTAGAGGTCCCACTGAagctctccccacactccccacactcacagggcctctccccagtgtgggtgTTCTGGTGTTCCATCAGGGTGGAGCTCCAGCTGAAAacctgcccacattccaagcacttgtggggcttctccctgccatgaggcttctccaccagctccgagctccagACGGATCTCTGGCCACGttcctggctcaggggagctctttcctccccacagctccctgggctgggtttgcagcccctcctccagcaggatctccggggcttttcctccttctccatccagccacagcctgggaatgacaaatcctgctttgggaaaaaaaacaagaggagaGCACCTTGGAGTAgaggctcctcactgcccaagtccatccctagaactcagcaggagtcttgtgtccatggaaatctccactaTATCAAGGTTCAGCCCAAAACAACTCTCCCAGGACTTCCCgatctctgatctctccacttttggcgttccagaggtttcctttccttgggatgATGGGGGTCCAATGGCTCCAGGGGCTCCCCCTTCTCCAGCCTCCTGCTTAGGGATGatccagggggttttggggatccatggggtccCTTCTGCCCTGATGCTCTACTTTGAGGTCCCAGaggtcccaggggtccctcctctccaggctccccccctttccagccagccggggttcccccagctccaggatcacccctctctgctccccccactccgggggtcccaggggttcctctcctctgctgcaccgggggtccccaggaccaatgtcctccccctggtgaccctgggcaatggccacgtggactcccaaagatccccccaaggggctcagctttggggtcctgcaagatccaaacctacacacaaagagagaaaaaaccctcccaggGTTTATTTGGGGCTCCCAGATGATATTTGGGGCTCAATTCCACAgtctgcaagctccaaacacaccccaataaaaaaaccctctcagggACCCCCCGATAGATTTGGGatgagctccccctcccctcccacctgcaggatgagctgggggcaATGGTCCCGGGGCCAAGGGTGCTGCGGccacagggggcactggaacctcctgtttctcctccttttcctgctcctgctcctcctcttcctgctcctccttttcccctctccctcctcctcctccttcctcatcccacctcctgcccagttcctgccttctctatatttagagtggagaaccttgcttgtttttagaacgagaacaaagatcccagatggaacacggcttgctggttttagccagaagtgtcagtgactaaaggtcatgtttgctctgctttggtgccgtccttgttcctcctcagtgttcaggctgggctatggggtgtccttgtttgctgcattttcagagttcctcctggatcctttgggcaacaggctgtgccctgggagggttctttgtgctcctttgtgacacaggagaaccttccaggcggtttctgcgtgagctgctgctgtgatgtcacaggagcactgccacgtccccgaggtgttcccgttgctgtggcacacggaggcctcagtgtccagagtggctctgggcactgctcgttgccggaggatcctcctgcccgaggcattctcagcagccagcccagccctgacgggtgtccttctgtgcttgcagggctacagtctgcagacgtgtgcagcgcagccaaaatgatccagcacgtggctgctgcagtttgcacgctgtactctgtggcgtatgcggggtattttttaacccacttggcacgtaagtcgaggttttccctcggtgctgtggctttgggcttgctgtgtgcttgctgttcttcctctgggcctgagctgactttgtaaccaaattgccatgaagacaccattgctttgggagagctcctggcagcagctgcagctggaaaagggggtgtctgcagccagcggggtgtgcacagcatttgcaatgagccctggggggttctgttccctcaagcagggagtctgtggcagcagagcctggaactgcctgtccagccaagagctgacccagcccagtattttgtgctgttctcttgctgtgcGAAaggactgtggctcctggagggacgctgtgaaagcaaaatgctctctcggggttgccttgctccggggcatttcccaccacaggcagttgttttcctgacagcgtctggttcatgttccctctcccgttgcagggcacctcatgagtggatcccgagcagctcctccttcggtgagtgggaaaggaacctttggtgtttggaattgtgcagcaagttgtgagctcggcatgtggcagccgagtgccagcctgggaggctgaaggaaagttcctgtcagtgtccttgcagcagcaaagggatccctgggacttttctccttttatgttgaagagcttttgaagagctgcaggtctggttttgcaggcagagcattgcttgcTGGCTCTAGCCATGGTGGAATATGGAATTCCCAACAATAAGGGGCAATGTGGACTTTAGCCCATTGTTAGTTTGAACAGCTCCgaacccaatttctgcttagtgcagctggatgtgcagctgagggtaaaTAAGGTGATAACTGAAACAGAACTTCTCATCCCTCACGCTGCCGTCTGTCCACAGGGCAtaaaagcagcaccagcacctcctttggctccctttgcttccaaagaggaggccaaagaggaggaaggcagcagtgagcttcccGCTGTTCCGGGGGACGATGGTGAACATCCCTCAGTGCCGGGAGATGACAATGAacttcccgctgctctgggagacgaggGCAAACATCCCGCGCTGTGGGAACACAACGGCGAGGCTCCTGCagtgtgggacaaggacagtggacatctcccggcgtgggaggaggacagaggacatcctgtgtcttgggaagaggagggtgaacttCTCCCAGGATGGGAAGCAGACAGTGAACGTCCCCTGGCTTGGAGAGATAATGGCAAACCTGcagcgttttgggaagaggacggagaagctccctgtgcttgggaagaggacactgaacctccctcggctgtgggatcctgggctgaacattctgacagcagcacagccctgcagccagaggggagaggggagtggtgcctgatgcagctgagtacgtctgctctgttcctgtgtgccagagcagggtgctgtgtgtgtgtctcggcatcagctgcacccagtgctgctctgcagctgaatgtgccagggtcatttcttgtccttccccagctgagaccaaggggctgacggccccagggaggggggctgcattctggctctgctgcaaggtggggtctcactctgggagggagcgtcttccacgtggtttctttcagggaacaccgtgagcctggcggagcctgccgtgaaatacctggaagtggagcagattggccaagggtaagtgcacggcagttacttctgcacaagcaggcccaggtgttgtgctggtgcaggatcaagtgagaagtcaggagagctccaaacacctccagacactggggcgccatcctgctgtccctcagtcctgatcagaattgatacctgtgctcagaaggcaccgtcaaaggcccctgaggctggcagtgtcctgcctgcagcaaggagcaggacctggaagatcttctgtccctggaattggattgcctaaaagagccactcaccatctggtgactgtcagaaaacagttctcaaggagattcctttcaaatattttgctttaaaaaatatcctGCGGTCAGGATTATCAacctaatggtttagaaacagaaaccagagctgaactaataagtgctctattccagcacaggtagtagagcccatacattcagtaacagacacagagctgatgcactctgggggaaaatgcatcacctgcctgatggcagggcccttgtggatcctgcaggtcttaggcaggaaatggaaaaggatggaatgcattcttttccagttctttagacacccattgctcacttcaggttttgaactaaagcagtgcagcatggacatttgggatttgctccagcccaattccttggtgttgggtctcagttttccctggcacaccttgcatggcagagggctggtggctgctgcgctgttgttggaagggtcgatgcccccaggtgcttgtgaacgctgcaggcagcagagatctcctgtctgggctggctttcactgccagggcctaaagcgctgcttctttcttctctgctgttttgtctccagggcttttggaACAGTTTCGAAAGGACTtgacagggccactggaggagaggtcagtgtcaacacgcccagcacatctggcagctctccagggctctcccctctgctgggagctgtggctgcagctttgggggccagcagagctttcctgcacaggctgctcctctgcaggcagagccgtgtcagcctgcagagcacagctgggacagacttggtccttctgaagtgcccaaaggaatgcaaggagggcaatggatgtgtgtgtttgctttgttgtgcaaccccaaccagagcagttgcatctgaaatcatgacccaatcccatagaactgctaaagggttcccagctgttttgctctgtttgcacagaaccagaattaccgCCTGCTTGCAAAGTGTGTTTGAGcaataatgagagtgttgaggccatttgagaagactgtaggtgcagagaatgtggttagagcttggaggctgacagctgaggggccatttctgcagagcctgcaaggccaaatgtctctggccatgtgtcctgtaagcagcccccagcgagcagagcaatgggctgtgggaatggcacttgctgagctctggtgtcccatcccaaggcagttgggcacagcccggctccgtcgccccaaaaagactcgctccgtgtttgctgcggcctcctgccacagactcctccagttaaaggtctgcaatgtcccttcaggtggccataaagaaaatgagtctgagagggcagaacagggaacgagctgtgaatgagctcctgctcctgcaggacaagaagaaccccaacattgtcagctctttggacaggtgagtgcttcaggccttatcccgtgcccgggccctgccttaacctttcctggcatccgtagtctgtagcctgatttgaaaatgcctgacccagccatatcttcccaaaacaacagcctggcaaTTCGATCCCTCTATgtgctttttttgctttggcttggtttttccttcaagctgaccctgttttctgtgtcttacaacaagtgctgataaaccacagcagaaattatttcccttggcttcttcttcccagccctttctcattgctgcagatgccaggaagaccaggttcttgttcccagaaatgcctcgtttgcccatttgtcactggccttgcctgtttctgaagggactttctggaaggttttctgaccccttttgtcccaagtgctgcccggcctcctcccc from the Anomalospiza imberbis isolate Cuckoo-Finch-1a 21T00152 unplaced genomic scaffold, ASM3175350v1 scaffold_69, whole genome shotgun sequence genome contains:
- the LOC137467587 gene encoding LOW QUALITY PROTEIN: class II histocompatibility antigen, B-L beta chain-like (The sequence of the model RefSeq protein was modified relative to this genomic sequence to represent the inferred CDS: inserted 2 bases in 1 codon) is translated as MGRVAAAGAVLVALVVLGAPPAAGAELSGERGGGGDGVFQYVGKSECHFMNGTEKVRYLSRFIYNREQYAMFDCDVEHFLGFTPYGEAAARYWNSDPDVMEQKKAAADWLCRYNHEYLSPFLTERRVPPHVSISLVPSSSQPGXCSVMDFYPAHTQLRWFQGQQELSVVATDMVPNKDWTYLLLVLLETSPWHGLTCSWQVEHISLEHPLSRHWEMPLDAARSKMLAGIGGSKLGFVFLALGLSF